The Microbacterium trichothecenolyticum sequence TCGAACTGCAACCCCGGCACCTCGTACACGAGCTCGATGCCGTTCTGCGTCGCCACCGCCGTGCTGCAGATGGGGCTGAGCGTGGCCGAGGCGGTGCGCGCGGCCACCCGCGGCGGGGCGATCGCGCTCGGGCGCGCGACGGGCGAGGGGGCGATCGGCTCGATCGCCGTCGGTCACCGCGCCGACCTGCACCTGCTCGACGCCCCCTCGGCGACGCACGTGGCGTACCGTCCCGGGATGCCGCTGACGGCGGGCGTGTGGAAGGGCGGGCGCCGCGTGGTCTGACATCCCGCGCTGCGGTGACGGCGGTCCGGTCACCGCGATTGCGCGGGACGGCTCGCCGGTGTCGGAGCTTGGTGTCAGGCTGTACTGCGCGGTCACGGAGACCGCGACCGACACCCCCGGAGGTCCCCGTGCTGGCGAAGCTCCTCATCAGATATCTGTCGCGGTATCGCTGGCTCCTCGTGGCGCTGCTGATATTCCAGTTCGCCGCGGCGATGGCATCCCTTTACCTGCCACGCCTCAACGCCGACATCATCGACCAGGGCGTCGCGCGCGGAGACACCGGGTACATCTGGTCGCAGGGCTCGCTCATGCTGGTGATCTCGCTCGGGCAGATCATCGCGTCGGTGATCGCGACATACTTCGCCGCCCGGGCAGCCATGGCGGCAGGCCGCGACATCCGCCGCGACGTCTTCGAGAAGGTCAGCGGCTTCTCCGAGCGTGAGCTGTCGCAGTTCGGTGCCGGCTCGCTCATCACCCGCAACACCAACGACGTGCAGCAGGTGCAGATGCTGGCCATGATGGGCGCCACCATGCTCGTGAGCGCGCCGCTTCTGGCGATCGGCGGCATCGTCATGGCGCTGCAGCAAGACGTCGGGCTGAGCTGGCTGCTCGGTGTCGCCGTTCCCGCGCTGTTGGTCGTCGTGGCCCTCGTCATCGCCCGCATGGTGCCGCTGTTCCGCAGCTACCAGTCCAAGCTCGACGGCGTGAACCGCGTGATGCGCGAGCAGCTCACGGGGGTGCGCGTCGTGCGCGCTTTCGTGCGCGAGCGCATCGAAGAAGAGCGCTTCCGCGATGCCAACACCGACATCATGGTCGTGGGGCGCAAGGTCGGCTCCCTCTTCGTGCTCTTGTTCCCCCTGGCCATGCTCGTGCTGAACGTCACCGTGGTCGGGGTGATCTGGTTCGGCGGTATCCAGGTCGACTCCGGCGACGTGCAGATCGGCACGCTCTTCGCGTTCATGCAGTACGTCGCCCAGATCCTCATGGGCGTGCTCATGGCCAGCTTCATGACCGTGATGATCCCGCGCGCAGCCGTCTCGGCCGAACGCATCGGCGAAGTGCTCGACAGTCACTCGGCTCTCGCGCGCCCGGCGCACCCCGTCAGCACGTTCCCCACTCCCGGCGCTGTCGAGTTCGACGATGTCGCGTTCGCGTACCCCGGCGCCGAAGCACCCGTGGTCTCGGGGATCAGCTTCGCCGCCCGGCCCGGCGAGACCGTCGCCATTGTCGGATCGACCGGCGCCGGCAAGACCACGCTCGTCTCGCTCATCCCCCGGCTGTTCGACGCCACCGGCGGCGCGGTGCGCATCGGCGGCGTCGACGTACGCGAGGCCGATCTCGATGTGCTGTGGACGAGCATCGGACTCGTCCCGCAACGCCCCTTCCTCTTCAGCGGCACCGTGGCTTCCAACCTGCGTTTCGGACGCGAAGACGCCACCGACGACGAACTCTGGCGTGCGCTCGAGATCGCACAGGGCCGTGACTTCGTCGAAGAGATGGAGGGCGGTCTGGGCGCGCGCATCGCGCAAGGCGGCACGAACGTCTCGGGCGGGCAGCGCCAGCGCCTGGCGATCGCCCGCGCCATCGTGCACCGGCCGGCGGTGCTGGTGTTCGACGACTCGTTCTCGGCGCTCGACCTCACCACCGACGCCCGCCTTCGTCAGGCGTTGTGGCGCGAGCTGCCCCACGTGACCAAGATCGTCGTCGCGCAACGGGTGTCCACCATCACCGACGCCGACCGCATCGTGGTGCTCGAAGACGGACGCATGGCCGGTCTCGGCACCCACGACGAACTGCTCGAGACCAGCGACACCTACCGCGAGATCGTCGCCTCGCAGCTCGGGGTGCAGGCATGAGCACCCCCGATGCCCTCACCGAAGAAGAGCGCGCCGAGCTCGAACTCGCCGAGCAGGCGCGGCTGAACTCGGGGGACTGGGACAGTGTGGCGCCCGGCAAGGCCGCCGCTTTCGGTCCGAGTTTTCGCCGGCTGATCGGCCTGCTGCGACCGCACACGGCGGCGTTCGCTTTCGTCTCCGTCCTCGGCGCCCTCGGCGTGGTCCTGACCGTTCTCGCCCCGCGCGTGCTCGGCGATGCGACGAACATCGTGTTCGAGGGGCTGGTCTCACGCGGACTCGCCGCCCAGTTCCCCGCCGGCACCTCTCAGGCCGAGGTGGTCCAGGCGCTGCGCGCGGGCGGGCAGGGCGACATGGCCAACGTCGTCGCGGCGATGAACGGCTTCCAGGTGGGCGCGGGCGTCGACTTCGACGCCCTCCGCGTGATCATCGTGACCGTGCTGGCGATCTACGTCGGATCGTCGCTGCTGTCATGGATCCAGGGCTACGTCATCAACGTGATCATGGTGCGCACAATGTGGCGTCTGCGCGAAGACGTCGAGGCGAAGATCAACCGCCTGCCGCTGTCGTACTTCGACAAGGTGCAGCGCGGCGAGCTCATCTCACGCGTCACCAACGACATCGACAACATCACGCAGACCATGCAGCAGTCGCTCTCGAGCGCGCTGACCTCGGTGCTCACGGTCGTGGGCGTGCTCATCATGATGTTCACCATCTCGTGGCAGCTGGCGTTGGTCGCGCTCGTGTCGATCCCGCTCATGGCGGTGATCTTCGGGGTCATCGGGCCCCAGTCGCAGAGGGCGTTCGGCGAGCAGTGGAAGAAGGTCGGGCGTCTCAACGCGCGTGTCGAGGAGTCGTTCTCGGGCCACGCGCTGGTCAAGGTCTACGGCCGCGAGAAAGACGCCCGCGAGCAGTTCGAGGTCGAGAACGAAGAACTCTTCCAGGCGAGCTTCCGGGCCCAGTTCCTCTCGGGCATGATCATGCCCGGCATGATGTTCATCGGGAACCTCACCTACGTCGGTATCGCGGTGCTGGGCGGTCTCATGGTCGCGGGCGGGCACCTCCGCCTGGGCGACGTGCAAGCCTTCATCCAGTACGCGCAACAGTTCACGCAGCCCCTGTCACAGCTGGGCGGCATGGCCGCTGTCGTGCAGTCGGGCACCGCCTCGGCCGAGCGCGTGTTCGCGCTGCTCGACGCCGATGAGCAGGAGCCCGACGCCCCCGACGCCCCGCTCCCCGCCGACGGTCGCGGCGTCATCGAGTTCGAGCATGTGCGCTTCTCGTACACGCCCGAGCACCCGCTCATCCGCGGCCTGTCATTCCGCGTCGAGCCGGGGCAGACGGTCGCGATCGTCGGCCCGACGGGAGCGGGCAAGACCACGCTGGTCAACCTCATCATGCGGTTCTACGAACCCGACGGCGGCCGCATCCTGCTCGATGGGCAGAACATCGCCGACATGCGTCGTGACGATGTGCGCTCGCGTACCGGCATGGTGCTGCAAGACCCGTGGTTGTTCGCCGGCACGATCCGCGACAACATCCGCTACGGGCGCGAGAGTGCCACCGACGACGAGATCGTCGAGGCCGCCGTGGCCACCCGCGTCGACCAGTTCGTGCATTCGTTGCCCGAGGGCTACGAGACGGTGCTCGACGAAGACGCCGCGAACGTCTCAGCCGGCGAGAAGCAGCTCATCACGATCGCGCGGGCATTCGTCGCCCGCCCGTCGGTGCTCATCCTCGACGAGGCCACGTCGTCGGTCGACACCCGCACCGAGCTGTTGCTGCAGCAGGCGATGGCGGCGCTGCGCGAAGGACGCACGTCGTTCGTGATCGCCCACCGCCTGTCCACGATTCGCGACGCCGATCTGATCCTCGTCATGGAACACGGCGACATCGTCGAGCAGGGCACGCACGACGAGTTGATCGCCGCCGAGGGTGCGTACCACCGCCTCTATCGTTCGCAGTTCGAACAGGCCGCCGCCGACCTCGACGACGCCGGCGTCGACGCCGCCTCGACCGGCGGGCCGACGACCCAGCGGCCGGCGCCCGCCGTCGACGACGCCGTGGTGGTCACGGCTCTGGCTGCCGCGGCACCCGAGGTGACGGCGCCGGCCGGCGTCGACGGCCCGCCCCACCCCGCCCACGGGGCACCCTCACCCGACCCCCGGCCCGGCGAGCAGCGCTGACACCGCGCGGCAGGCGAGGCGACCCGGCGGCAGGGCGCGGAGGCCGCACGGCCCGCCGACCGCATGGCCCACCGGCCGCATGGCCCACCGGCCGCATGGCCCACCGGCCGCACGGCCCGCCGGCCGCATGACCCGGCGGTGCGGCGGCGCACGGGCAGGGCTCCCGGGGCGAAAAACGCCCCTCCGGTACAGTGGTCGGGCGCATGCACCTTCCGTGCGACCCGATCCGCCGCATAGATAGGCCTCACCACCCGTGACCACTTCTGCGACGCCCGCCGACCATCCCACGCCCGCCGACTCGTCCGACGCGGATGCCGTCCCCGAGCCGGTTCCCGGAGCCGACGTCCCGCCCGACCGTCCGCTGACCATCCTCATCGGCGCCGACACCTTCGCCCCGCACGTGAACGGCGCAGCCCGTTTCGCGGAGCGGCTCGCGGCCGGACTCGTCGCTCGCGGTCACGACGTGCACGTCTCCGCGCCCAGCGCCGGCCGCGGCAACGCCGGCACCGGAACCGAGGTCATCGAGGGGGAGCCGATGACGATGCATCGCCTCCCCGCCTACCGTTTCCTTCCCCACGACTGGCTCACCTTCGTCCTGCCGTGGAGGTCGAAGCACTACGCCCGCCGCGTGCTCGACGACGTCAAGCCCGACGTGGTGCACATCCAGTCCCACATCGTCATCGGCCGCGGTCTCGCACGCGAGGCGCGCAAGCGCGGCATCCCGGTCGTGGCCACCAATCACGTGATGGCCGAGAACATCCTCGACTTCACCACGTTGCCCGACGCCCTCGACCGCGTCTTGGTCAAGCTCGCCTGGGCCGACGCCGCGCGCACCTTCGCGATGACGCGCGCCGTCACCACCCCCACGCGAAGGGCAGCCGACTTCCTCGAGTCGACGATCGACATCAGCGGCGTCATCCCCATCTCCTGCGGGATCGACCGGTCGAACTACTCGCCCGATCTCACGCCGCGCGACGCCAACCGCCTGCTCTTCGTCGGGCGTCTGACGACCGAGAAGCACATCGACGTGGTGCTCGCCGCCCTCGCCAAGCTCGACCCGGCGCTCGAGGTCAGCTTCGACATCGTCGGCGGTGGCGACCAGCGCGCGAAGCTCGAGGCGCTGGCGCAGCAGCTCGGTGTCGCGGAGCGCGTCACGTTCCACGGCCACGCGTCCGAGGACGACCTGCGCGCGCTGTACTCCCGCGCGAGCGTGTTCGTGATCGCCTCGATCGCCGAGTTGCAGTCGATCGCCACGATGGAGGCCATGGCATCCGGTCTGCCCATCGTCGCCGCCAACGCCGTCGCCCTCCCGCACCTCGTGCACGACGGAGAGAACGGTTACCTCTTCACCCCCGGTGACGCCGACGAGGCCGCGGCGCGCCTGACCGACGTGCTCACCGCGTCCGCCGACGAGCGGCTCCGCATGCAGCAGGCGTCGCTCGACGCCGTGGCCGTGCACGACATCACCCGCACGCTCGACACGTTCGAGGCTCTGTACCGCGGTCGCCCCCTCCCGGAGTAACCGCGTGCACGTCGCGATGTTCGCCGACCAGCACCTCGAGTCACTGGGTGGGGCGCAGGTGTCGATGCGGCTGCAGAAGCGCTTCCTCGAGCGAGCGGGCCACATCGTCACGGTCGTGGCGCCCCGCATGCACCGCCCCGCGCCCGACGACACGGCGTACCTCGACTTGCCGTCGATCGCGATCACGCCCGATCGCGAGTATGCGCTCACCTGGCCGGGCGCCCGCACCGACCGGTTTCTCGATGCCGAGATGGGAGCGCGCCTGCCCGTCGACGTCGTGCACGTACAGGCCGATTTCTGGGGCGCGTTCATCGGACACCGCTATGCCGTGCGTCACGGCCTGCCCGTGGTGCACACGATGCACAACCGCGTCGACGTCGGCATCGAAGCGACGGCGCCGTTTCCCGGTCTCGTCCTGCGGGTGCTGAACGCCTGGGCGCGGCGGACGCTGCCCCGGGAGGCGGCCAGGCAGCAGTGCTCCGCGTCGAGCGGCGACGGCTGGGCCTACCTCCGCCGCCTCGCCGCGCTGTCGCGCGCCGTCACCGCCCCCTCCGGCCACTTCGCTCGCCGACTCGAGCGGCATGGTGTCGCCGACGCCGTCGACGTGATCTGGAACGGCATCGACGACGACGTGCTCGACGCCGCGCTCGCCGCGGGGCCTGCGGTGCGTCGGCCGGGCCGTCCGCGGTTCGTCTGGCTCGGGCGCATGAGCCCCGAGAAGCGGCTGCTGCCGTTCCTGGAGGCCGTCGCGGACGCGGGCATCGACGCCGAGATCGAGATCATCGGCGGCGGCGGTCAGCTGCGCGAGGCGCGGAGGCTGATCGAGCGCCGCGCGCCCGCGGCATCCGTCGTCTTCTCCGGTCGGTTGCCGTACGCCGAGACCCTGCGGCGCATCGCCGACGCCGACGCCGTTGTCCAGACCTCGATCGGGTTCGAGACCCAAGGGATGACGGTCTTCGAGGCTGCGTCCCTGGGTACTCCCGCGGTGGTCAGCGATCCCGACATCGCCGCCGAGCTGGGTGCGGGCACGTGGGTGGTCGAAGATGCCACGGTCGCCGCCCTCGCCGCAGCGCTGCGCCGCGCGGCCACCGATATCGCCAGCGGCTCGCCGGTCGTACCCGACCCCACCGTCGCGGAGCGCTTCCGCCAGTCGTCGCGGACGGCCGCGATGGTCGCGGTGTACCAGCGGGCGGTCACGGCGGGGCGCTGAGGCGTCGGGCCCGGCGATCCGGTCAGTCCGCCGCGATGATCCGCAGCGGGGCGGTGACCGGTGCTGCGGCGGGAGCTGCGGTGTGCAGGGTCGGCCGTGCCGCTTCGAGGGCGGGTGCCGCGCCGGGCGCCGCTCTGTGCGACCGGCTGGGACGGTCGGCCGCGGATGCGACCCGCGAGGGATCGGTGGGGATGCTGCCGTAGCCGTCGGTGCGCACGAGCCACACGGTGGCGACGATTCCCGCGAGCGAGAGGATGCCGAGAGCGATGAGATATGCCATGGCAGATACGCTACGAGTAGAGGAAAAGTGTCACGAGTGGCATGATGGTCGGTAATCGTCAGATTTCTGCCACACCGGAGGTTCGCATGCGCTCGGTCGCCGTTGTCATCCAGCCCGGGTTCGCGCCCTTCGAGTTCGGTCTCGCGTGCGAGGCGTTCGGCCTCGATCGCAGCGACGACGGCATCCCCAATTTCGACTTCCGCATCGTGTCGCCCGACCCCGGGGTCGTGCCGTCGAACATCGGGTTCTCGGTCAATGTCGAGCTCGGTCTCGACGCCGCCGAAGACGTCGACATCCTCATCCTCGCTCCCGTGCCGCGGACGACGTGGGATGCCATCGACCCCCGCGTGATCGACACGGTGCGTGCCGCCCACGTCCGCGGTGCGTGGTTGCTGAGCGTGTGCAGTGGAGCGTTCGTCATCGCGGCGGCGGGGGTTCTCGACGGCAAGCGTGCGACCACGCACTGGCGCTACGCCGACACCATGAGCCGCATGTATCCGCGCATCGATGTCGATCCCGATGTGCTGTACGTGCAGTCCGACAACATCATCACGAGCGCCGGCACGGCCGCGGGGCTCGACGCGTCGCTGCACCTGCTGCGCCAAGAGCTCGGCTCCGAGCTGACCAACCGCATCGCTCGGCGCATGGTCGTCTCCCCGCAGCGCGACGGGGGGCAGGCGCAGTTCATCGCCTCGCCTCTCCCGATCGACTCCTCGCTGTCGCTCGCCCCGGTGACGGAGTGGATGCTGCAGAACCTGGATGCCGAGCTCTCGGTCGAACGCCTCGCCGCACGCGCCCACATGTCACCGCGCACCTTCGCCCGACGCTTCAAGGCCGACCTGGGTGCGACGCCCGCGGCCTGGCTCGCGCGCCAGCGCCTGCTGCACGCCCAGCGCCTGCTGGAGGAGACCGACCTGGGTCTCGACCGCATCGCGTCGGAGTGCGGCTTCGGATCGGCGGCGGTCCTGCGCCAGAACTTCGCCCGCACGATGGGGCTGACCCCGACCGCGTACCGCGCCCGGTTCTCGTGCGCGGGTTCGAGCGAATCGGCACCGCTCGCCCTGCCGCTCGCGTCCGAACCGGTTCCCGCCTGAGCGTCACCGTCCCGCCTACCCGGCGCCGCATACGGGCCGCGGCGCCGACATCGCACGTGCGTGTCGGGGTAGCGCGTTGTCTCCGCGCAGAGGGTGCCATGTCATGGGGTGCGTGTGATGTGGGCGGTGGGACCGTCTGCCGGGGCATCGCCGAACGGTGCGCTTCCCCATTGCCGCGGTGGAGCCCGCCTGCTAAACTTGAGTCAACGCCGCTCAAGTTTTGAAGCGGCGAGCAGACTTCCAGGAGACACCATGAACGCCACGCAACAGCCGGGACAGGAGGACGCGCGGAGCGCCCTCGAGCAGTTCGGCATCAACCTCACCGACCGGGCCCGCCAGGGCAAGCTCGACCCCGTGATCGGGCGCGACGGCGAGATCCGCCGCGTCAGCCAGGTGCTCACCCGGCGCACCAAGAACAACCCCGTGCTCATCGGCGAGCCCGGCGTCGGTAAGACCGCCGTCGTCGAGGGCCTCGCCCAGCGCATCGTCGCGGGCGACGTCGCCGAGAGCCTCAAGAACAAAGAACTCGTGTCGCTCGACATCTCGGCGCTGGTCGCCGGGGCCATGTATCGCGGACAGTTCGAGGAGCGCCTCAAGAGCGTCCTCAAAGAGATCACCGAGTCCGACGGGCGCATCATCACGTTCATCGACGAGCTGCACGTGCTCATGGGCGCGGGCGGCGGCGAGGGCTCGGTCGCGGCCTCCAACATGCTCAAGCCCATGCTCGCCCGCGGCGAGTTGCGTCTGATCGGCGCGACCACACTGGACGAGTACCGCGAGTTCATCGAGAAGGATGCCGCTCTCGAGCGCCGCTTCCAGCAGGTCTACGTCGGAGAGCCCACGGTCGAGGACACCGTGGCGATCCTGCGCGGCCTGAAGGAGCGGTACGAGGCGCACCACAAGGTCGCCATCGCCGACGCGGCGCTGGTGGCTGCGGCATCCCTGTCGAACCGGTACATCCCGTCGCGCCAGCTGCCCGACAAGGCCATCGACCTGATCGACGAGGCCGCGTCGCGCCTGCGCATGGAGATCGACTCCGCCCCGCTCGAGATCGACGAGCTGCGGCGGCACGTCGACCGACTCAAGCTCGAAGAGCTCGCGCTGAAGAAGGAGAAGGACGCCGCGTCCAAGGAGCGGCTCGCGACCCTGCGCGAGACGCTCGCCGCCGAACAGGCCAAGCTCGACGAGCTGCAGGCCCGGTGGGAGCAGGAGCGCGCGTCGCTCAACCGCGTCGGCGAGCTCAAGACCCGGTTGGATGCCGCTCGCGTCGACGCCGAACGCGCGCAGCGCGAGGGCAACCTCGAGCGCGCCTCGCGTCTGCTCTACGCCGAGATCCCGGCCCTCGAGCGCGAGCTGATGGTCGCCGAGCGCGAGGAGCCCGCGGGTGATCGCATGGTGAACGACCAGGTGACCGACGAGGACATCGCCGCGGTGATCGCCGCGTGGACCGGCATCCCGGTGGGGCGCCTGCTGCAGGGCGAGACCGAGAAGCTGCTGCACCTCGAACGCGAGCTCGGCAAGCGCCTGATCGGACAGAAAGATGCCGTGAAGGCGGTGTCGGATGCCGTCCGCCGCTCGCGCGCGGGCATCAGCGACCCGCACCGCCCGGTCGGTTCGTTCCTCTTCCTCGGTCCGACCGGCGTGGGTAAGACGGAGCTGGCGAAGTCGCTCGCGGACTTCCTCTTCGACGACGAGCACGCCATGGTGCGCATCGACATGTCGGAGTACGGCGAGAAGCACTCCGTCTCGCGCCTGGTCGGTGCCCCTCCGGGGTACGTCGGGTACGAGGCGGGCGGCCAGCTCACCGAGGCCGTGCGCCGGCGCCCCTACAGCGTCGTCCTGCTCGACGAGGTCGAGAAGGCGCACCCCGAGGTGTTCGACGTGCTGCTGCAGGTCATGGACGACGGTCGCCTGACCGACGGCCAGGGCCGGACGGTCGACTTCACCAACGTCATCCTGATCCTGACGTCCAACCTCGGCTCGCCGATCCTCATCGATCCCACCCTGTCGATGGATGCCAAGCGCGAGCAGGTGCAGGCGCTCGTGCGGCAGGCCTTCAAGCCCGAGTTCGTGAACCGTCTCGACGACATCGTGATCTTCCAGGCCCTCAGCCAGGACGACCTCGCCCAGATCGTCGAGCTCGCTGTCGACGCTCTGCACAAGCGGCTCCGCGAGCGCCGGCTGACCCTCGCGGTCACCCCCGACGCCCGCTCGTGGCTCGCCGAGCGCGGCTACGACCCGGTGTACGGCGCCCGGCCGCTGCGTCGCCTGATCCAGTCCGAGATCCAGGACCGTCTCGCGATGGCGATCCTCGCCGGAACGGTGCGCGACGGTGACGTCGTGCGGGTCGACGTGGCGAGCGACGGCGACTCGCTCATGCTCGTGAGCACGGGACCGGCCGCTGAGGAGTCCGACGACGATGTGATCGAGGCCGAGATCGTCGAGTAAGCGGAACCAGAAGGGGGGATGCCACGCGGTGCGCGCGGCATCCCCCCTTTCGTGTGTGTGGCGGGAGGGCGGTGGGCCGGGGCGGTGGGCCGGGGCGGCCGTCGCGCATAAACGCCGTTCACGCGCATAAACGCGGTGTCCTCGCGTTTATGCGCGCGGATCGTGTTTATGTGGCGGCTTGGCGGTGCGGAGCCCGGCGGCCCGGCCGCGCTGCGGTTGCCCCGCGGTTCGGTGGGCCCCGGGTTCGGTGGGCCCCGGGTCCGGTGGGCCCCGGGTCCGGTGGCGCCACCGGATCCGGCGGCCCCGCCCCTCGGTGGCCCCGCGCTGCGGTGGCGCCCGGGTCCGGTGGTCCGGCGGTCCCGCAATGCCGCGGCACGCGGGCCGGTGTCGCCCGCCGGCGGCCCGCTGTGACGCATAAACGCTGTTCACACGCATAAACGCGGTGTCCTCGCGTTTATGCGCGCCGATCGCGTTTATGCGTCACGGCGGCGACGCGGCGAAGCCGCAACGCGGCAACGCGGCGTCACGGCGGCGGCAGCGCCGCAACGCGGCAACGCGGCAACGCGGCAGCGCAGCGGCGACAACGCAGCGCCGCGGCCTGCGCGTGTTGGCATCCAGACGGCGTCTCTCGGGGGATGCCGCGGCTTACTCGTCGACGAGCAGCGACTCCGCGACCGTGCGGCGCTCGCGCGGCGCGAGCTCGCGCTGACGCAGGCCCTCTTCGGCGGCCTCGACGTCGCCGAGCGTGCCGACGGCGATGACCGTCACGGGCACGAAGCGGGGCTCGATGTCGAAGGCGGCGCGCAGGTCGTCGGCGACGAAGCCGCCCATCTGGTGCGTCGCGAGTCCGCCGGCGTGCGCCTGCACGGTGAAGTGCGCGGCGGCCTGGCCGGTGTCGTACAGCGCCCAGGTGCGGGCCTCGCCGTCTTCGGTCTCGCTCTCGGCGAGCACGACGACCAGCGCACCGGCGTTCGGAGCCCAGGCCTGGTTGAAGCCCATGAGCGACGAGACGACGCGGTCGAACGTCTCGGTACCGCGGCGGGCGACGATGAATCGCCACGGCTGGTAGTTCATGCCCGAGGGTGCCCAGCGGGCTGCCTCGAGGGCCGAGCGCAGGGCCGCTTCGTCGATGGGGGTCTCGGGGTCGAAGACGCGGGTGCTCCAGCGCTCGGCGAGCACGTCGAGGATGGGCGCGTCGGTGCGTGCGGTGCGGTCGATAACGACAGACATGGGTACTCCTGAGAACGGGGACTGATTCGGGACGCCGTTGACCCGAACCAGTGAACGCCACGGCTGCGCCGTCTGTTCCCGTGTGACAGAGGATTTCCTTCGCCGAGCGTCGCCCGCGCAGCGCCCGGGGCGCGTGACACCCGCACGCACGCCACGAGATTCAGGATGCCGAGCCCGCGGTGCCGCGCGAGCTCACACGTTCCAGGACGCCGGTCCCGTGCTGCCGGCGGGGTACTCGTCGAGCGGCACCTTGTTCTGGCGCCACGCGTCGATCACCGGCTGCACGATCCGCCAGCACTGCTCCGCCGCGTCGCCGCGGACGGCCAGCATCGCGTCACCGTCGAGGATGCCCGACAGTACTTCGCCGTAGGCCTTCAGAGCGCCCGCGCCCAGGTCGGCCGCCAGCGTCACCCGCTCGAGCTCGAGGGGATCGTCGGCGCCGTTGACGTTGAGCTCGAGGCTCATCGTGTCGGGGCCGAGCGAGAAGACGAGCTTGGACGGGTCGCTCTCGCCCACGAAGCCGCCGGGCAGGTGTCGCACGGGCTTGAAGGTGACCGTGACGGCCGGGTCTCCGGCATCCAGAGCCTTGCCGGAGCGCAGGGTGATGGGAACGCCCTGCCAGCGTGCGGTGCGCACCTCCACCGTCATCTCGGCGAGCGTCTCGGTGTCGCGCGAGGGGTCGACGCCGGGCTCGTCGACGTACGACACGAAGTGGCGCTCGCCGACGTCGCCGGCGGTGTAGCGGGCGCGACGGGAGTTGTTCACCGGGTCGTCGTCGAGCACGTGGGTGGCGCGCAGCACGGCCGAGGTGGCGTCGCGCAGGTCGAGCTGATCGAGGCTGGACGGCGGCTCCATCGTGACGAACGCCATCACCTGCAACAGGTGGCTCTGGATCATGTCGACCAGGGCGCCGGCGGTGTCGTAGTACCCCGCGCGGCCCTCCAGGCCCAGCTTCTCGGGGAAGTCCACGGTGATGGTGGCGATGTCGTCGGCCGACCACACGCTCTCGATGAGGCGGTTGGCGAAGCGCACGCCGAGCAGGTTCAGCACGGTGGAGCGGCCGAGGAAGTGGTCGATACGGAAGACCTGCTCCTCGGGGACGAGGGTGGCCAGCTGCTGGTTGAGTTTGTGCGCGCTGGCCTCGTCGGTGCCGAAGGGCTTCTCGAGCGCGAGGATGGTGCCGGCGGGGATCTTCACGTCGGAGAGGGCGACGCAGGCCTTCTCGGTGACCGCCGGGGGAACGGCGAAGTACAGCGCGGGGCGTCCCTCGGCATCGTCGAGGAGTGTTTGCAGATCGGCTGCCTTGGTGATGTCGGCCTGGGAGTAGGTCGTCGCCGAGACCGCGTCGAAGGCGGACTCGGCATCCATCGACTGGAACGCCGTGTGCACGACCTCGCGCCAGTGCTCGTCCGTCCAGTCCTCCATGCCCGCGCCGTGCAGGCGGATCGACCGCCGCGGCTCGCGCGCCAGCAACTGGCCGAGGGCCGGGAGGAGCAGTCGAGAGGTGAGGTCGCCCGAGGCGCCCAGGATGATCAGGGTCGTGTCCGCCGCCATGCCGCTCAGCGTAGCGACACCCACCGACCTCGCCGCACCCTTGCGGATGACGAAGGGATGCCCCATAGCGAGTGCATAGGCGCGACGTCGGCCTTTGCTGCCACAATCCCAGGGTGACGACTCCGATCGAGGACTACGCGGTCCTCAGCAACTGCCGCTCTGCTGCCCTCGTCTCTTCCGCGGGGAGCATCGACTGGCTGTGCCTGCCGCGCTACGA is a genomic window containing:
- a CDS encoding glycosyltransferase, producing MHVAMFADQHLESLGGAQVSMRLQKRFLERAGHIVTVVAPRMHRPAPDDTAYLDLPSIAITPDREYALTWPGARTDRFLDAEMGARLPVDVVHVQADFWGAFIGHRYAVRHGLPVVHTMHNRVDVGIEATAPFPGLVLRVLNAWARRTLPREAARQQCSASSGDGWAYLRRLAALSRAVTAPSGHFARRLERHGVADAVDVIWNGIDDDVLDAALAAGPAVRRPGRPRFVWLGRMSPEKRLLPFLEAVADAGIDAEIEIIGGGGQLREARRLIERRAPAASVVFSGRLPYAETLRRIADADAVVQTSIGFETQGMTVFEAASLGTPAVVSDPDIAAELGAGTWVVEDATVAALAAALRRAATDIASGSPVVPDPTVAERFRQSSRTAAMVAVYQRAVTAGR
- a CDS encoding GlxA family transcriptional regulator codes for the protein MRSVAVVIQPGFAPFEFGLACEAFGLDRSDDGIPNFDFRIVSPDPGVVPSNIGFSVNVELGLDAAEDVDILILAPVPRTTWDAIDPRVIDTVRAAHVRGAWLLSVCSGAFVIAAAGVLDGKRATTHWRYADTMSRMYPRIDVDPDVLYVQSDNIITSAGTAAGLDASLHLLRQELGSELTNRIARRMVVSPQRDGGQAQFIASPLPIDSSLSLAPVTEWMLQNLDAELSVERLAARAHMSPRTFARRFKADLGATPAAWLARQRLLHAQRLLEETDLGLDRIASECGFGSAAVLRQNFARTMGLTPTAYRARFSCAGSSESAPLALPLASEPVPA
- a CDS encoding ATP-dependent Clp protease ATP-binding subunit → MNATQQPGQEDARSALEQFGINLTDRARQGKLDPVIGRDGEIRRVSQVLTRRTKNNPVLIGEPGVGKTAVVEGLAQRIVAGDVAESLKNKELVSLDISALVAGAMYRGQFEERLKSVLKEITESDGRIITFIDELHVLMGAGGGEGSVAASNMLKPMLARGELRLIGATTLDEYREFIEKDAALERRFQQVYVGEPTVEDTVAILRGLKERYEAHHKVAIADAALVAAASLSNRYIPSRQLPDKAIDLIDEAASRLRMEIDSAPLEIDELRRHVDRLKLEELALKKEKDAASKERLATLRETLAAEQAKLDELQARWEQERASLNRVGELKTRLDAARVDAERAQREGNLERASRLLYAEIPALERELMVAEREEPAGDRMVNDQVTDEDIAAVIAAWTGIPVGRLLQGETEKLLHLERELGKRLIGQKDAVKAVSDAVRRSRAGISDPHRPVGSFLFLGPTGVGKTELAKSLADFLFDDEHAMVRIDMSEYGEKHSVSRLVGAPPGYVGYEAGGQLTEAVRRRPYSVVLLDEVEKAHPEVFDVLLQVMDDGRLTDGQGRTVDFTNVILILTSNLGSPILIDPTLSMDAKREQVQALVRQAFKPEFVNRLDDIVIFQALSQDDLAQIVELAVDALHKRLRERRLTLAVTPDARSWLAERGYDPVYGARPLRRLIQSEIQDRLAMAILAGTVRDGDVVRVDVASDGDSLMLVSTGPAAEESDDDVIEAEIVE
- a CDS encoding nitroreductase family protein, which produces MSVVIDRTARTDAPILDVLAERWSTRVFDPETPIDEAALRSALEAARWAPSGMNYQPWRFIVARRGTETFDRVVSSLMGFNQAWAPNAGALVVVLAESETEDGEARTWALYDTGQAAAHFTVQAHAGGLATHQMGGFVADDLRAAFDIEPRFVPVTVIAVGTLGDVEAAEEGLRQRELAPRERRTVAESLLVDE